In Primulina huaijiensis isolate GDHJ02 chromosome 6, ASM1229523v2, whole genome shotgun sequence, a single window of DNA contains:
- the LOC140978522 gene encoding cytochrome P450 83B1-like, whose amino-acid sequence MDNTMSILLLVLAFSIIFLFNLFKPKNSKKTARLPPGPKGLPIIGNLHEFDPMHPHLYLYGLAKKYGPLMWMKFGCRSAIVISSARVAKLALKNNDLALAGRPGLIGFYKFSYNGKDITFSEYNETWREMRKLSLIHLFSIRQVVSFSPIRRDEVSRMINDMNKKSDSSEVINLSQATFFLTNRIICRAGLGKKYDEMGKRKFDEILKETQELCVVFFFGDYFPSLGWIDRLTGLNSRLERNFRDLDDLYQELIDDHLDPNRPESMSGDILDLMIKLKQEEAASVPIEWDNIKGILMNVFIAGTETSAALIVWAMAALIKKPQSMKKAQEEIRNMVGNKGSVDEDDIQNLPYLKAIIKETLRLFPPTPLSVPRETIQDCTIDGYDIPAKTMVYVNVHAIGLDPEYWENPTEFMPERFLNSTIDYKGHDFGLLPFGSGRRGCPGMNLGIATVEIGIANLLYSFDWELPRGMKKEDVDMEVAPGVTSHKKNELCLLGKRYEYN is encoded by the exons ATGGATAACACCATGTCTATTCTTCTCCTAGTACTAGCTTTCTCAATAATTTTCCTTTTCAATCTCTTTAAACCGAAAAACTCTAAGAAAACTGCTCGCCTCCCACCAGGTCCAAAAGGGCTCCCGATCATCGGGAATCTGCATGAATTCGATCCAATGCATCCCCACCTCTACCTCTACGGACTCGCTAAAAAGTATGGCCCCCTCATGTGGATGAAATTCGGTTGTCGGTCCGCGATTGTAATTTCTTCTGCAAGAGTGGCCAAACTAGCCTTGAAGAATAATGATCTAGCGCTCGCAGGCAGACCGGGACTTATTGGCTTCTATAAATTTTCTTACAATGGCAAGGATATTACATTCTCTGAGTACAATGAAACTTGGAGGGAAATGAGGAAACTGAGCCTAATCCATCTGTTCAGTATTAGACAGGTGGTCTCATTTAGTCCTATTCGAAGAGATGAAGTTTCTCGCATGATCAACGATATGAACAAGAAATCTGATTCGTCCGAGGTGATTAACCTGAGCCAGGCTACGTTCTTCTTGACTAATAGGATCATATGCCGAGCTGGATTGGGGAAAAAGTACGATGAAATGGGTAAAAGAAAGTTCGACGAGATCTTAAAAGAAACTCAAGAACTATGTGTAGTCTTCTTCTTTGGTGATTATTTCCCATCATTGGGTTGGATTGATAGATTAACTGGGTTGAACTCTAGACTGGAGAGGAACTTTAGGGATTTGGATGATCTTTATCAAGAACTTATAGATGATCATCTCGACCCGAATCGGCCTGAATCAATGAGTGGAGACATTCTTGATTTGATGATCAAGTTGAAACAAGAAGAAGCCGCTTCAGTTCCGATTGAATGGGATAATATCAAGGGAATTCTCATG AACGTATTCATCGCTGGAACAGAAACAAGTGCAGCATTGATAGTTTGGGCTATGGCGGCTCTCATCAAGAAACCCCAATCGATGAAGAAGGCACAAGAAGAGATCCGGAACATGGTCGGAAACAAAGGTAGCGTAGATGAAGATGATATCCAAAATCTTCCTTATCTGAAAGCAATCATCAAAGAAACACTGAGATTGTTTCCTCCAACCCCGCTCTCAGTTCCGAGAGAAACTATACAAGATTGCACCATAGATGGGTACGACATCCCAGCAAAAACCATGGTATACGTGAACGTCCATGCTATCGGTTTAGATCCCGAATATTGGGAAAACCCAACCGAATTTATGCCTGAACGATTTTTGAATAGTACCATCGACTACAAGGGGCATGATTTCGGGTTGCTTCCGTTTGGATCCGGCAGAAGAGGATGCCCTGGAATGAATCTTGGTATCGCGACTGTGGAGATTGGAATTGCCAATCTTCTCTACTCTTTCGACTGGGAGCTGCCCCGtggaatgaagaaagaagaCGTTGACATGGAAGTGGCTCCTGGAGTTACAAGTCACAAGAAAAATGAGCTTTGCCTTTTGGGCAAACGATATGAATATAATTAG